The genomic region atgcctatagcggtggatcgggcaccggtgaagccgatgccgttcgcttcaagaagcgggatgattttcatccatgcgagcttgtcgcggatgaagagaggtgggtTGCGTATCGTGCCGCTCGTAACTTCTCATATGGAATTCGCCATTGAGAAAGAGAGACGTAAGAACTTGTGGCGGTCGGGCGGGAGGGGTAgatttgggggggggggggggggggggggggggggcacaCACAGTGTTTGTACgatttatagtatattattaattattattattattaaaaaaataaaataaaataattcatgtgTATGCCACATAGGgtgttacaaacaaaaaaagtctTTATCAAAAGATACGTAAATAGGTAGATACGTACCTACGTACATACAAAACCATTATTaggtattacttttttttttttttttttacttagatctCATGCATATCTGATAGGTATTTATAGTGAAACATTATTACTGTACGTACTTACCTATgttctctataatatattattccacTCGCTGTATAACGCTTACCTAACAGGCGGAATTATTctaggtagatagatagatagataggtagTAGTGTGTATGTAAGTACGGTATAGGCTGCGAAGGTaaaggtaaacaaaaataaagtaccAAAGGAAACTAGTAGATTaggttattatgaaataaatttgtggCCCTGAAAAGGGCCTTTTGCTTTGGAGGAGGTGGCGGGTGCACGAACGTGAGTACGTAAGTAACGACACCGCGCACGATCACTCACTAGTAGTCTTAGGCGCGTTCGCCTCTGATCCTGCGCGCGAGTTGGATATCCTTTGGCATGATGGTGACACGCTTAGCGTGGATGGCGCAAAGGTTCGTATCTTCGAAGAGTCCCACGAGATAAGCCTCGCTGGCCTCCTGGAGGGCCATAACGGCGGAGCTCTGGAAGCGGAGGTCGGTCTTGAAGTCCTGGGCGATCTCGCGCACTAGACGTTGGAACGGAAGCTTGCGGATCAGGAGCTCTGTGCTCTTCTGGTAGCGACGGATCTCACGGAGGGCCACGGTGCCGGGCCTATAACGATGGGGCTTCTTGACACCGCCGGTCGCCGGGGCGCTCTTACGCGCAGCCTTGGTGGCCAGCTGTTTGCGTGGCGCTTTACCACCGGTGGACTTGCGGGCGGTTTGCTTCGTACGTGCCATTTTGACGTTCTacgataatattgatattgttattaatgAACAGAAAGCGTGCGCGCTGATGGCGACGGTCGACTCTTAAATAAACGCGGCGCGGCGCGAACGAgagcttttataaaattaatgtatacACGAGGCGGACGGGGGGGGGATTCGGAGGGGCAAGGGGCGAAAGGGAGACGGCCGACCCGAACGCTTCGCACGTCACACGAACTTAACTACTCAACtatttacatcaaaaataatgattttgtgtactttatgtacctactttattactttttatacacTCATTTTAATCACCTTTAGGTTACCGGGAGATATACCCGACTGTCTCATCACGATCGATCGGTATCTGATGCCGATCATACCGCTAGGTTAATAATTTGCGAAATGCAAGTTGGTAGTTATCTTAAAAACcaatatttatttgatgtaaaatgtgacgttgcatgcccggcaactgtgatgcgcaaacatgcaacgtcgctttcttttaattattattattattactttttttttttttttctctttacattgataaaatattatccattattaagtaggtattaagTATGTACAAAGTACCAGTTAGAAAGTTACTGCGGCgggaagatagatagatagataggtaggtaggtaggtaggtaggtacgtacgtACGGTTCGGTAcgtaagttatataaaataataataattttgtacaaCAACACTTTTTAAATGAATCAAGGAATCTTTTTGTGGCCCTGAAAAGGGCCTTTTGTTCAATAAACATCGTTGAAATACGACGTGAGACTCTCTCACTTCGAGCTGGTGTACTTGGTGACAGCTTTGGTGCCTTCACTGACTGCGTGCTTGGCCAGCTCTCCGGGCAGCAAAAGCCTCACCGAAGTCTGCACCTCCCTGGAGGTGATCGTCGACCTCTTGTTGTAGTGGGCGAGACGGGAAGCCTCTGCAGCGATGCGTTCGAATATGTCGTTCACGAACGAGTTCATGATCGACATAGCCTTACTGGAGATACCGGTGTCGGGGTGGACCTGCTTGAGCACCTTGTAGATGTAAATGGCATAGCTCTCCTTCCTCTTGTGCTTCTTCTTTCTCTTGTCCGATTTGGAAATGTTCTTCTGGGCCTTGCCAGATTTCTTAGCGGCCTTTCCGCTAGTCTTGGGTGGCATGATGTAC from Pararge aegeria chromosome 26, ilParAegt1.1, whole genome shotgun sequence harbors:
- the LOC120635199 gene encoding histone H2B, coding for MPPKTSGKAAKKSGKAQKNISKSDKRKKKHKRKESYAIYIYKVLKQVHPDTGISSKAMSIMNSFVNDIFERIAAEASRLAHYNKRSTITSREVQTSVRLLLPGELAKHAVSEGTKAVTKYTSSK
- the LOC120635193 gene encoding histone H3, with protein sequence MARTKQTARKSTGGKAPRKQLATKAARKSAPATGGVKKPHRYRPGTVALREIRRYQKSTELLIRKLPFQRLVREIAQDFKTDLRFQSSAVMALQEASEAYLVGLFEDTNLCAIHAKRVTIMPKDIQLARRIRGERA